One part of the Marinobacterium rhizophilum genome encodes these proteins:
- a CDS encoding RluA family pseudouridine synthase, which yields MSGAGTPIHSVIDDFVAPVCADPVVILYQDDDILLINKPSGLLSLSGKNPLNRDSVHYRLVHGQQGQSPAFPAAKLPHRLDFGTSGMMLVGLNADAARHLNRQFQARGIQKRYLALLEGWISDDQGQVTAPIAKDKSQFPRVKICHVTGQTAVSEFRVLERLDQPRRSLVEFNPLTGRTHQLRIHSQAMGHPILGCDLYRSEHSEQMADRLLLHASDVYFEHPGTGEPFHGHSPCPF from the coding sequence ATGTCGGGTGCAGGCACGCCGATTCACAGCGTTATTGATGATTTTGTGGCACCTGTGTGTGCCGATCCAGTGGTGATTCTGTACCAGGATGACGATATCCTGCTGATCAACAAGCCCAGCGGCCTGCTTAGCCTGTCGGGTAAAAACCCTCTCAACCGGGATTCGGTGCACTACCGCCTGGTGCATGGCCAGCAAGGGCAGAGCCCGGCATTCCCCGCGGCCAAGCTACCCCATCGGCTGGATTTTGGCACCTCGGGCATGATGCTGGTGGGGCTCAATGCCGACGCCGCCAGGCACCTCAATCGGCAGTTTCAGGCACGGGGCATTCAAAAACGCTACCTGGCCTTGCTGGAAGGCTGGATCTCGGACGATCAGGGGCAGGTAACAGCGCCCATCGCGAAGGATAAAAGCCAGTTTCCCCGGGTGAAAATCTGCCACGTCACCGGCCAAACGGCCGTCAGTGAATTCAGGGTGTTAGAGCGCCTGGACCAGCCACGTCGCAGCCTGGTGGAATTCAATCCGCTAACGGGACGCACCCACCAGTTACGCATTCACAGCCAGGCAATGGGCCATCCCATTCTTGGGTGTGACCTTTACAGAAGCGAGCATAGCGAGCAGATGGCAGACCGTTTGCTGTTGCATGCCAGCGATGTGTATTTCGAGCATCCGGGCACTGGTGAGCCCTTTCATGGCCACAGCCCTTGTCCGTTTTGA
- a CDS encoding carboxypeptidase regulatory-like domain-containing protein — MKSKVIILCSALILSACSSMQGVVRDKETGTPIPSAHIVINRDSGTTNALGSYHVTGTFIPGDTMLINAPGYNIYTRTVKSTNEIVDVDLSKK; from the coding sequence ATGAAAAGTAAAGTTATCATTTTATGCTCAGCATTAATTCTATCCGCTTGTTCTAGTATGCAGGGTGTTGTACGTGATAAAGAAACGGGAACTCCGATTCCGTCTGCACATATCGTAATCAATAGAGATAGCGGAACCACTAATGCTCTCGGAAGCTACCATGTAACAGGAACATTTATACCTGGGGATACGATGTTGATAAACGCTCCTGGATATAATATCTACACAAGGACTGTAAAATCTACCAATGAAATTGTAGATGTAGATTTGTCTAAAAAATAG
- a CDS encoding site-specific integrase: MDDIPKLLPAHPVRFMDRFRAFIRARQMAYRTEKTYCIWVRDFIRFHNKRHPESMGTPEVDAWLSHLANERSVAINTQKTALNAVVFLYRQFIGREENGVKSCLLPH; this comes from the coding sequence ATGGACGATATCCCCAAGCTACTGCCTGCCCACCCCGTTCGGTTCATGGACCGCTTCCGGGCCTTTATCCGGGCCCGCCAAATGGCATACCGCACGGAAAAGACCTATTGCATATGGGTTCGCGACTTCATTCGCTTCCACAACAAGCGCCATCCGGAGTCTATGGGGACGCCAGAGGTTGATGCCTGGCTGAGCCATCTGGCCAATGAACGTTCTGTCGCCATAAATACGCAAAAAACAGCACTCAATGCGGTCGTATTTCTGTACAGGCAATTCATCGGGCGCGAGGAGAATGGGGTCAAGTCTTGTCTTTTGCCTCACTGA
- a CDS encoding amidase family protein yields the protein MYDFLSSGAFVETFTLEPYAKGFLSDLTFAVKDNIDISNYKTSYGSPSWSAKHDTPTHNALCVDQLLGYGATCLGKTVSDEFTYSLDGENYFFGTPINPAAPDRIPGGSSSGSASAVACGLVDFAIGTDSAGSLRVPASLCGVYAMRPTTHRVSEAGVLPFVPSTSTVGALASDLGILCKAMKALLSIEETSPEHIQNIYLLEDAFAIADSEVAKAIKCKIKERLSSRDINVTSITLSDILKEPMTLEKLNVDILRPVQTFEFLNTVGNWIDATSPDLSPFFAMKYETVRNFDRKKVNDSLMLSEKMFNRITSFFQKGDLILFPTVPTIAPLKGAFEQMETAMDFYDRTMAITAFSGVGKLPEITIPIAKVDNVPVGLSIAAGFYQDEYLISAVKKLFQENL from the coding sequence ATGTACGATTTTTTATCATCAGGCGCATTTGTTGAAACCTTTACTTTGGAACCCTATGCAAAGGGGTTTTTAAGCGATCTCACCTTTGCCGTAAAAGACAATATTGATATTTCAAACTATAAAACCTCTTACGGTAGTCCATCATGGTCTGCAAAACATGATACACCTACTCATAATGCTCTTTGTGTTGATCAATTATTAGGATATGGCGCAACTTGCCTTGGTAAAACGGTATCGGATGAGTTCACCTATAGCTTAGATGGTGAGAATTATTTTTTTGGCACACCGATAAACCCCGCTGCTCCAGATAGAATTCCGGGTGGCTCGTCAAGTGGTTCCGCATCAGCGGTTGCATGTGGGTTGGTTGATTTTGCCATTGGCACGGACTCAGCTGGATCTTTGCGTGTTCCTGCCAGTCTGTGTGGTGTTTATGCAATGCGTCCAACGACACACCGAGTTTCTGAAGCCGGTGTGTTACCTTTTGTGCCAAGTACAAGCACTGTTGGTGCGCTAGCAAGTGATTTAGGCATTCTTTGTAAAGCAATGAAAGCTTTGCTGTCAATTGAGGAAACATCACCAGAGCATATACAAAACATTTATCTTCTTGAAGATGCATTTGCCATAGCAGACAGTGAAGTCGCAAAGGCAATAAAGTGTAAGATTAAAGAGCGCTTATCTAGCAGGGATATAAATGTAACCTCGATTACGTTAAGCGATATTCTCAAAGAACCGATGACACTTGAGAAATTGAATGTTGATATTTTAAGACCAGTGCAAACATTTGAATTTTTGAACACTGTTGGGAATTGGATTGATGCTACATCCCCTGATTTAAGCCCATTTTTTGCTATGAAGTATGAAACAGTACGTAATTTTGATCGAAAAAAAGTTAATGATTCGCTGATGCTTAGTGAAAAAATGTTTAATCGAATAACTTCATTTTTTCAAAAAGGCGATTTAATACTATTTCCAACAGTGCCAACTATTGCGCCATTGAAAGGGGCCTTTGAACAAATGGAGACTGCAATGGATTTTTACGATAGAACAATGGCTATTACCGCGTTTTCAGGAGTTGGTAAACTGCCTGAAATAACCATCCCAATTGCAAAAGTTGATAATGTGCCTGTTGGCTTGTCTATCGCAGCTGGCTTTTATCAAGACGAATACTTAATTTCGGCAGTAAAAAAGCTATTTCAAGAAAATCTCTAA
- a CDS encoding HNH endonuclease — MALKSRDARAIELVRNGKSIVVANVSGELVFGPSRFIGYQNNSIDVHLDLRSERDGKETNPAIKRVLGMERCLHATAEAEFLRYCVELGVYPPGNKRQYWVLPDAMLLIDLQAVRHDKMAGETEKVQLQKARLGQGAFRAKLEAKWSGCCVTGCKIREVLRASHIKPWKDCTNEERLDGDNGLLLVANLDALFDRGLISFSSDGALVRAPKITENELQMLIGDAPGRIRLNGRQADYMRCHRELHGF; from the coding sequence ATGGCACTGAAGAGCCGAGATGCACGTGCAATCGAGCTAGTACGCAATGGAAAATCAATAGTAGTCGCAAATGTAAGTGGAGAGTTGGTATTTGGCCCTTCTAGATTTATTGGCTATCAGAACAATTCCATTGATGTGCATCTTGACCTCCGATCTGAGCGGGATGGCAAGGAGACAAACCCGGCCATAAAAAGGGTTCTGGGAATGGAAAGGTGTTTACACGCAACTGCGGAGGCGGAATTTCTACGCTACTGCGTTGAGCTGGGCGTCTATCCACCCGGAAATAAGCGGCAGTATTGGGTTCTTCCGGATGCGATGTTACTAATTGATCTTCAGGCAGTGCGTCACGATAAAATGGCAGGCGAAACCGAGAAAGTGCAACTTCAAAAGGCGAGATTGGGCCAGGGTGCGTTTCGGGCTAAGTTGGAGGCGAAATGGAGTGGCTGTTGCGTAACGGGCTGCAAGATTCGAGAGGTGCTAAGAGCGTCGCACATAAAACCATGGAAAGATTGCACCAATGAAGAACGGCTGGATGGTGACAACGGATTACTTCTTGTAGCCAATCTGGATGCTTTGTTTGATCGCGGTTTAATTTCTTTTTCCTCGGACGGTGCATTGGTTCGCGCCCCTAAAATTACTGAGAACGAGCTTCAAATGTTGATCGGAGATGCACCAGGCCGCATACGTCTCAATGGTCGACAAGCTGACTACATGAGGTGTCATCGGGAACTTCATGGCTTCTGA